The following coding sequences are from one Humulus lupulus chromosome X, drHumLupu1.1, whole genome shotgun sequence window:
- the LOC133805030 gene encoding uncharacterized protein LOC133805030 has product MEDYSYNRSRSYGYGGGGVMRMELDHYYGPTRAPPLPPPPGFQTQMANRDRNLKKGKTFSGSSSSSKPWSFDGDREFQRKKRVASYKMYSVEGKMKGSFRKSFRWLKDKYTQVLYGW; this is encoded by the coding sequence ATGGAGGACTACAGCTACAACAGATCAAGGTCTTACGGCTATGGAGGTGGTGGGGTGATGAGGATGGAGTTGGACCACTACTACGGCCCAACCAGAGCTCCTCCACTGCCACCACCACCCGGCTTCCAAACCCAGATGGCAAACAGAGACCGGAACTTGAAGAAAGGCAAGACCTTTTCtgggtcttcttcttcttccaagcCATGGAGCTTTGATGGTGACCGTGAGTTTCAGAGGAAGAAGAGGGTTGCAAGCTATAAAATGTACTCTGTTGAGGGGAAGATGAAGGGCTCCTTCAGAAAAAGTTTCAGGTGGCTCAAAGATAAGTACACTCAAGTTCTCTATGgctggtga
- the LOC133805029 gene encoding eukaryotic initiation factor 4A-11 isoform X1: MAGLAPEGSQFDARQYDTKMSELLGSDGQDFFTSYDEVHESFDAMGLQENLLRGIYAYGFEKPSAIQQRGIVPFCKGLDVIQQAQSGTGKTATFCSGILQQLDYGLLECQALVLAPTRELAQQIEKVMRALGDYLGVKVHACVGGTSVREDQRILSSGVHVVVGTPGRVFDMLRRQSLRPDNIKMFVLDEADEMLSRGFKDQIYDIFQLLPSKIQVGVFSATMPPEALEITRKFMNKPVRILVKRDELTLEGIKQFHVNVEKEEWKLETLCDLYETLAITQSVIFVNTRRKVDWLTDKMRSRDHTVSATHGDMDQNTRDIIMREFRSGSSRVLITTDLLARGIDVQQVSLVINYDLPTQPENYLHRIGRSGRFGRKGVAINFVTKDDERMLFDIQKFYNVVVEELPANVADLL; encoded by the exons ATGGCAGGCTTGGCACCGGAAGGCTCTCAATTTGACGCTCGTCAGTATGATACTAAGATGAGTGAATT ACTGGGTAGTGATGGGCAAGATTTTTTTACATCGTATGACGAGGTTCATGAAAGCTTTGATGCTATGGGTTTGCAAGAGAATCTTCTTAGAGGCATTTATGCATATG GTTTTGAGAAGCCATCTGCAATTCAGCAGAGAGGAATTGTTCCCTTTTGCAAGGGACTTGATGTGATTCAACAAGCACAGTCTGGAACTGGAAAGACAGCTACTTTCTGCTCTGGAATTCTGCAGCAGCTTGACTATGGCTTACTTGAATGCCAGGCCTTGGTTCTTGCACCCACTCGAGAACTTGCCCAACAAATTGAGAAGGTTATGCGAGCACTAGGTGACTATCTTGGTGTCAAGGTTCATGCATGTGTTGGTGGTACCAGTGTCCGTGAAGATCAACGTATTCTTTCCAGTGGTGTGCATGTTGTTGTTGGTACCCCTGGTCGTGTGTTTGACATGTTGAGGAGACAGTCCCTTCGCCCTGATAACATTAAGATGTTTGTTTTAGATGAAGCTGATGAAATGCTTTCACGAGGATTCAAGGATCAG ATTTACGACATCTTTCAGTTGCTACCATCAAAGATTCAGGTTGGTGTGTTCTCTGCTACGATGCCACCCGAGGCTCTGGAGATCACCAGGAAGTTCATGAACAAACCTGTGAGAATCTTGGTGAAACGTGACGAGCTCACCCTCGAGGGTATCAAACAATTTCATGTCAATGTGGAGAAGGAGGAATGGAAGCTTGAGACACTTTGTGATCTTTACGAGACATTGGCAATTACCCAGAGTGTTATCTTTGTGAACACAAGGCGAAAGGTTGATTGGCTCACAGACAAGATGCGCAGCAGAGATCACACAGTTTCCGCAACCCACGGAGACATGGACCAAAACACTAGGGACATCATCATGAGGGAATTCCGATCAGGTTCCTCGAGGGTGCTCATCACCACTGATCTCCTGGCTCGTGGTATCGATGTTCAGCAGGTTTCTCTGGTTATAAACTATGATCTCCCAACACAGCCTGAAAACTACCTCCATCGTATCGGTCGTAGTGGACGTTTCGGGAGAAAGGGTGTTGCCATCAACTTTGTGACCAAGGACGACGAAAGAATGCTGTTCGACATTCagaagttttacaatgtggttgtCGAAGAGCTGCCTGCAAATGTTGCCGATCTCCTTTAA
- the LOC133805029 gene encoding eukaryotic initiation factor 4A-6 isoform X2: protein MHMVRNTFFFGLQKNLLRGIYAYGFEKPSAIQQRGIVPFCKGLDVIQQAQSGTGKTATFCSGILQQLDYGLLECQALVLAPTRELAQQIEKVMRALGDYLGVKVHACVGGTSVREDQRILSSGVHVVVGTPGRVFDMLRRQSLRPDNIKMFVLDEADEMLSRGFKDQIYDIFQLLPSKIQVGVFSATMPPEALEITRKFMNKPVRILVKRDELTLEGIKQFHVNVEKEEWKLETLCDLYETLAITQSVIFVNTRRKVDWLTDKMRSRDHTVSATHGDMDQNTRDIIMREFRSGSSRVLITTDLLARGIDVQQVSLVINYDLPTQPENYLHRIGRSGRFGRKGVAINFVTKDDERMLFDIQKFYNVVVEELPANVADLL, encoded by the exons ATGCATATGGTAcgtaacacttttttttttggtttgcaAAAGAATCTTCTTAGAGGCATTTATGCATATG GTTTTGAGAAGCCATCTGCAATTCAGCAGAGAGGAATTGTTCCCTTTTGCAAGGGACTTGATGTGATTCAACAAGCACAGTCTGGAACTGGAAAGACAGCTACTTTCTGCTCTGGAATTCTGCAGCAGCTTGACTATGGCTTACTTGAATGCCAGGCCTTGGTTCTTGCACCCACTCGAGAACTTGCCCAACAAATTGAGAAGGTTATGCGAGCACTAGGTGACTATCTTGGTGTCAAGGTTCATGCATGTGTTGGTGGTACCAGTGTCCGTGAAGATCAACGTATTCTTTCCAGTGGTGTGCATGTTGTTGTTGGTACCCCTGGTCGTGTGTTTGACATGTTGAGGAGACAGTCCCTTCGCCCTGATAACATTAAGATGTTTGTTTTAGATGAAGCTGATGAAATGCTTTCACGAGGATTCAAGGATCAG ATTTACGACATCTTTCAGTTGCTACCATCAAAGATTCAGGTTGGTGTGTTCTCTGCTACGATGCCACCCGAGGCTCTGGAGATCACCAGGAAGTTCATGAACAAACCTGTGAGAATCTTGGTGAAACGTGACGAGCTCACCCTCGAGGGTATCAAACAATTTCATGTCAATGTGGAGAAGGAGGAATGGAAGCTTGAGACACTTTGTGATCTTTACGAGACATTGGCAATTACCCAGAGTGTTATCTTTGTGAACACAAGGCGAAAGGTTGATTGGCTCACAGACAAGATGCGCAGCAGAGATCACACAGTTTCCGCAACCCACGGAGACATGGACCAAAACACTAGGGACATCATCATGAGGGAATTCCGATCAGGTTCCTCGAGGGTGCTCATCACCACTGATCTCCTGGCTCGTGGTATCGATGTTCAGCAGGTTTCTCTGGTTATAAACTATGATCTCCCAACACAGCCTGAAAACTACCTCCATCGTATCGGTCGTAGTGGACGTTTCGGGAGAAAGGGTGTTGCCATCAACTTTGTGACCAAGGACGACGAAAGAATGCTGTTCGACATTCagaagttttacaatgtggttgtCGAAGAGCTGCCTGCAAATGTTGCCGATCTCCTTTAA